A window of the Apodemus sylvaticus chromosome 15, mApoSyl1.1, whole genome shotgun sequence genome harbors these coding sequences:
- the Abcf3 gene encoding ATP-binding cassette sub-family F member 3 isoform X1: MATCADILRSEFPEIDGQVFDYVTGVLHSGSADFESVDDLVEAVGELLQEVSGDSKDDAGIRAVCQRMYNTLRLAEPQTQGSSQVLLDAPIQLSKIMENYDCDTKLPGLLKREQSSTVNAKKLEKAEARLKAKQEKRSEKETLRTSSPLVLEEASASQAGSRKESRLESSGKNKSYDVRIENFDVSFGDRVLLAGADVNLAWGRRYGLVGRNGLGKTTLLKMLATRSLRVPAHISLLHVEQEVAGDDTPALQSVLESDTIREDLLRQERELSLKIAAGRAEGSEAAQLAEIYAKLEEIEADKAPARASVILAGLGFTPTMQQQPTREFSGGWRMRLALARALFARPDLLLLDEPTNMLDVRAILWLENYLQTWPSTILVVSHDRNFLNAIATDIIHLHSQRLDGYRGDFETFIKSKQERLLNQQREYEAQQQYRQHIQVFIDRFRYNANRASQVQSKLKMLEKLPELKPVDKECEVVLKFPDGFEKFSPPILQLDEVDFYYDPKHIIFSRLSVSADLESRICVVGENGAGKSTMLKLLMGDLAPVQGIRRAHRNLKIGYFSQHHVEQLDLNVSAVELLARKFPGRPEEEYRHQLGRYGISGELAMRPVASLSGGQKSRVAFAQMTMPCPNFYILDEPTNHLDMETIEALGHALNNFKGGVILVSHDERFIRLVCKELWVCEKGSVTRVEGGFDQYRALLQEQFRREGFL, translated from the exons ATGGCGACTTGCGCCGATATCCTGCGAAGCGAGTTCCCAGAAATTGACGGGCAGGTCTTTGACTACGTGACCG GTGTCTTGCACAGTGGCAGCGCGGATTTCGAGTCTGTGGATGACCTGGTGGAAGCTGTCGGGGAACTATTGCAAGAAGTGTCCGGGGACAGCAAGGATGACGCGGGCATTAGGGCTGTCTGTCAGCGCATGTACAACACTCTACGCCT GGCTGAACCGCAGACCCAGGGAAGCAGCCAGGTGCTACTGGACGCCCCCATCCAGTTGTCAAAGATAATGGAAAACTACG ACTGTGACACCAAACTTCCAGGACTGCTAAAGAGGGAACAGTCCTCg ACAGTGAATGCGAAGAAACTAGAGAAGGCAGAAGCTCGACTGAAGGCCAAGCAGGAGAAGCGTTCCGAGAAGGAGACGCTGAGGACCAGCAGTCCTCT AGTCTTGGAGGAGGCATCAGCTAgccaggcaggcagcagaaaAGAGAGTCGGTTGGAATCCTCTGGCAAGAACAAGTCCTATGATGTGCGAATTGAGAACTTCGATGTCTCTTTTGGTGACAG GGTACTGCTGGCTGGAGCAGATGTGAACTTGGCATGGGGCCGACGCTACGGGCTGGTGGGACGAAATGGCCTGGGGAAGACGACATTGCTGAAGATGCTGGCTACCCGGAGCTTGCGTGTTCCAGCCCACATTTCCCTACTGCATGTAGAGCAGGAAGTTGCTGGAGATGACACTCCTGCCCTGCAGAGTGTGCTGGAAAGTGACACCATACGGGAGGACCTGCTCCGGCAGGAACGGGAACTCAGCCTCAAGATTGCTGCTGGCAG GGCAGAAGGTTCAGAAGCTGCACAGCTGGCAGAAATCTATGCGAAGCTGGAGGAGATTGAGGCAGATAAGGCGCCTGCCAG AGCATCAGTCATTCTCGCGGGCCTTGGTTTTACCCCTACAATGCAGCAGCAGCCTACGAG GGAGTTCTCAGGTGGCTGGAGAATGAGATTGGCCTTAGCGCGGGCTCTCTTTGCCAG GCCAGACCTTCTGCTGTTAGACG AACCCACAAACATGCTGGATGTAAGGGCCATCCTGTGGTTGGAGAATTACCTGCAG ACGTGGCCTTCCACTATCCTAGTTGTCTCTCATGACCGAAACTTCCTGAATGCCATTGCCACAGACATCATCCACTTGCACAGCCAACGGCTAGATGGCTACCGCGGGGACTTTGAAACCTTCATCAAGAGCAAGCAGGAGCGGTTACTCAACCAGCAGCGCGAGTATGAGGCGCAGCAGCAGTATCGCCAACACATCCAG GTTTTCATTGACCGTTTTCGATACAACGCcaacagagcctctcaggtgcagAGCAAACTGAAGATGTTGGAGAAGCT ACCTGAGCTAAAACCGGTGGACAAGGAATGCGAGGTGGTGTTGAA GTTCCCTGATGGGTTTGAGAAGTTCTCACCACCAATTCTTCAGCTAGATGAGGTGGATTTCTACTATGACCCTAAACACATCATCTTCAGtcgcctgtctgtctctgctgatCTTGAGTCCCGCATCTGCGTG GTTGGGGAGAACGGGGCTGGGAAGTCCACTATGCTGAAGCTGCTCATGGGGGACCTGGCTCCTGTCCAGGGAATCAGGCGTGCTCACAG GAATCTGAAGATAGGCTATTTTAGCCAGCACCACGTGGAGCAGCTAGACTTGAACGTCAGTGCTGTGGAACTCCTGGCTCGGAAATTTCCTG GGCGACCTGAAGAGGAGTACCGTCACCAGTTGGGTCGCTATGGCATCTCTGGAGAACTGGCCATGCGCCCTGTGGCGAGCTTATCTGGGGGCCAGAAGAGCCGGGTGGCCTTCGCGCAGATGACCATGCCGTG CCCCAACTTCTATATTCTGGATGAACCCACAAACCACCTGGACATGGAGAccattgaagctttgggccacgCTCTCAACAACTTCAAG GGTGGTGTAATTCTGGTATCTCACGATGAGCGCTTCATCCGACTGGTGTGCAAGGAGCTGTGGGTGTGCGAGAAAGGCAGCGTCACTCGGGTTGAGGGAGGATTTGACCAGTACCGGGCCCTCCTCCAAGAACAGTTCCGCCGAGAGGGCTTCCTCTAG
- the Abcf3 gene encoding ATP-binding cassette sub-family F member 3 isoform X2: MTLLPCRVCWKVTPYGRTCSGRNGNSASRLLLAAGWVFFLPRAEGSEAAQLAEIYAKLEEIEADKAPARASVILAGLGFTPTMQQQPTREFSGGWRMRLALARALFARPDLLLLDEPTNMLDVRAILWLENYLQTWPSTILVVSHDRNFLNAIATDIIHLHSQRLDGYRGDFETFIKSKQERLLNQQREYEAQQQYRQHIQVFIDRFRYNANRASQVQSKLKMLEKLPELKPVDKECEVVLKFPDGFEKFSPPILQLDEVDFYYDPKHIIFSRLSVSADLESRICVVGENGAGKSTMLKLLMGDLAPVQGIRRAHRNLKIGYFSQHHVEQLDLNVSAVELLARKFPGRPEEEYRHQLGRYGISGELAMRPVASLSGGQKSRVAFAQMTMPCPNFYILDEPTNHLDMETIEALGHALNNFKGGVILVSHDERFIRLVCKELWVCEKGSVTRVEGGFDQYRALLQEQFRREGFL; encoded by the exons ATGACACTCCTGCCCTGCAGAGTGTGCTGGAAAGTGACACCATACGGGAGGACCTGCTCCGGCAGGAACGGGAACTCAGCCTCAAGATTGCTGCTGGCAG CTGGTTGGGTCTTTTTCCTTCCCAGGGCAGAAGGTTCAGAAGCTGCACAGCTGGCAGAAATCTATGCGAAGCTGGAGGAGATTGAGGCAGATAAGGCGCCTGCCAG AGCATCAGTCATTCTCGCGGGCCTTGGTTTTACCCCTACAATGCAGCAGCAGCCTACGAG GGAGTTCTCAGGTGGCTGGAGAATGAGATTGGCCTTAGCGCGGGCTCTCTTTGCCAG GCCAGACCTTCTGCTGTTAGACG AACCCACAAACATGCTGGATGTAAGGGCCATCCTGTGGTTGGAGAATTACCTGCAG ACGTGGCCTTCCACTATCCTAGTTGTCTCTCATGACCGAAACTTCCTGAATGCCATTGCCACAGACATCATCCACTTGCACAGCCAACGGCTAGATGGCTACCGCGGGGACTTTGAAACCTTCATCAAGAGCAAGCAGGAGCGGTTACTCAACCAGCAGCGCGAGTATGAGGCGCAGCAGCAGTATCGCCAACACATCCAG GTTTTCATTGACCGTTTTCGATACAACGCcaacagagcctctcaggtgcagAGCAAACTGAAGATGTTGGAGAAGCT ACCTGAGCTAAAACCGGTGGACAAGGAATGCGAGGTGGTGTTGAA GTTCCCTGATGGGTTTGAGAAGTTCTCACCACCAATTCTTCAGCTAGATGAGGTGGATTTCTACTATGACCCTAAACACATCATCTTCAGtcgcctgtctgtctctgctgatCTTGAGTCCCGCATCTGCGTG GTTGGGGAGAACGGGGCTGGGAAGTCCACTATGCTGAAGCTGCTCATGGGGGACCTGGCTCCTGTCCAGGGAATCAGGCGTGCTCACAG GAATCTGAAGATAGGCTATTTTAGCCAGCACCACGTGGAGCAGCTAGACTTGAACGTCAGTGCTGTGGAACTCCTGGCTCGGAAATTTCCTG GGCGACCTGAAGAGGAGTACCGTCACCAGTTGGGTCGCTATGGCATCTCTGGAGAACTGGCCATGCGCCCTGTGGCGAGCTTATCTGGGGGCCAGAAGAGCCGGGTGGCCTTCGCGCAGATGACCATGCCGTG CCCCAACTTCTATATTCTGGATGAACCCACAAACCACCTGGACATGGAGAccattgaagctttgggccacgCTCTCAACAACTTCAAG GGTGGTGTAATTCTGGTATCTCACGATGAGCGCTTCATCCGACTGGTGTGCAAGGAGCTGTGGGTGTGCGAGAAAGGCAGCGTCACTCGGGTTGAGGGAGGATTTGACCAGTACCGGGCCCTCCTCCAAGAACAGTTCCGCCGAGAGGGCTTCCTCTAG